Genomic segment of Coffea arabica cultivar ET-39 chromosome 1e, Coffea Arabica ET-39 HiFi, whole genome shotgun sequence:
TGAAGATCATATATAGCTCAGACTAAAACCCAAGCAGAACCATTGATATGAGTTGGAACCACAGACAAACTAACACAATCATACACCCATCCAAGTATCAATTTGTCCTATTCCCGCAGTCCTAAAATTTGTGTAATTACCAAAAATGATCACACATTAGTTTCATCATCTAGTCGCATTATACTGCCTCAAATTCAATGGCAAAGCGGTCCCATGAATGTCAAACTTTCGACGGCTACTCTTCAGCATGTCTATCAGATAAGCGTTTCATGGAGAGCTAGGATGTGTTTCAAATGGAACTAGAAAGGATGATGAATCTACCAATACACGATCCAAGTGGAGACAGAGTAGTGCTTATGCTTTGGAAAACAAATTGCCATGGCACAATGTTATTGTGATCGTGCTGTACAACAGCATTAGATTGACAGTGAGCTAAAGAAATCCAAAACCTACTACTGCAATAACAGTCTGAGTGGAAATTAGTAGCAAGCAGTTGCCCAAAGAGCCAAAGGAggtttaaacaaaaaaaacaaaggaaagcacGTATTTTGTTCTTCAAAATCACAGAGTCAACCTATCATGTTAATGCCAAATGtttacaaataaataaaaagaagaaaccaAACCCTCTGAAATGGACTTGGGAAACATTTTTTGGGTCAGTACTAATACACAGACCTTACGCATTTAAAAGCTATTACGTAAATGTCTGTCATTTCCCGGTAGAGTTAATAATGTCAGGCCTCAGACTCCTCCCACGAAATACAAAATCATCACATTTACTACTTTCAAGTTGGGGAAGAATATTCAATCAAACACAGTCAGatcaaaaaaaattgatcaaatcaTCAGCTACAGTTAGTATGAGGTGACCACCACCTTTTCCCTTAACAAATTAATTTTGGGATAAAGGGTGAGAGAAGCCATGAAATCCCAGCAATTAGATGCAACCAAAAACACAGGCTCTGTCCAATTAACAAGCAAATGCACAACATTCCATGAGAATAAATGAGTATGAATACAAGAGGCACTTAATTAAAAATAACCAAAACTAACCACATGCTTCCGCGGTATTTTAACGTGTAAGGCCCACTCTCTAAAGCCCTTCCGAAATGGCTATGAATCTTATGCCTCCCTCTCCCGCTCTGATCCATAAGCGTCAGTTCAAACAGCGCTCTAACGTCCGTTCCCTCGCTGGCTAGCGCAATAAACAAGGAAACATACGTCGCATTGTCCTCCACGCTTTTCCCATCAGGATAGAAATAGATCGCCCACGCATAGCCTCCCACCATGAAAATATCAGACGCTACGTACTTGCCAATCCCAATTCCCTTGGACAAGGAATACCCCGTGATCTTAAAATCGTGCGTTCCATTCACAGTCTCCGTGATCGACGTCGACGTCGTCACCGGCGGCGGCGATGTTGACGCCGTTGTGGAAGACGACGGGTTGGAGGTTTCTCCATTGTAAACCCTTCCCATCCCCACCATGCGCGCAAATTACTCGTAGAATTAGCAGGCAATATAAAATTCGGGTGGAATTTGGAAGAATTGAAATTAGATCTAGGGTTTTGAAGGGCAATCAGGATGAAATGAGGAGTGAGAATTACTGATTGAGGTTTTAATCTGCAAAATTGGGTGAGGAAATCTAGGATATGTTACGTTGACTAAAAATCTGCAATTTCAATTGAAGGGGAAGGAAGGAATTAGAGAGAGACTCGGCTCAGTTTGGAAGGCGAAATGCACTTTCTCGGCTCTCTCGCTGGGAGGACGGAGAGGggcggagagagagagagagagaggcagtaaaaaacaaagagaaagggGAAATGGGAGAAGGAGAATAAGAACCGTTGATAAGCTGGTAAGTGGGAGAATCTATACATATATTGAATTATTGATAGATGAAGCTGTCGGGAAATTATTGACTTATCAACTCGACGAGTGAGATCAGGTACAGGCAGGTGTATGATAGAACGTATTACGGCCTCAATCCTGGTGACTGCTGGGATGCCGGTGATTGGTCGCTCTCTGCCCCCGACATGCTTTTCTACCTCCCTCTAGTCAAAAGCAAAACGAAACTTACGAGTTTCCCGTTGAAAGCGTGCATCATCATCTCACGACTCTGGTGGGAAGTTAATCTCGCGGGAGAGATGACCGAATGCGTCCATCACTCCATCTCCGTAGACGAAGCCAGTAGCAGTGATCGCCGCCTGCCTGATCATCAATGTTAACTTTATGTCCTTTAAAAGCTCAATTTAGTAAAATGTGGTTTTAAtctaaaattttaatatttaattagCTGGAAATTATCATACGACCCATACAtgaatattttttatataaaaaatgattagatCCCACTCTTTTAGTGACAAAATTGAATGTAGACCAGATAAGATTCcactttttttgaaaaaaaaaaagaatatgattTGGGTCAAAACTTCTTTTAGAggtaaaaataaatatgaattaatttttttgtttaaatacAAATGGAATCTAACTTTTTTGCCGCTAAACAAATGATTATGTGTTTGTCATGTGATAGAGGCGCTATTTAGCACTTgagttttttgtcaagtttgtttattacaagttttttaaaaactttaattacagtaacctcaaaaaatttcttaaaatttttaaactatacatttcaaaatattcaaaaatttacatactttaaaaattttttaaaaaacttctacaataagttacagtaaaattttagacaaacacccaaaaaactcattGCCAAACGGGACCGGATTTATGGTAAAAAGTACTAAAAAATTTAGGTTGAAATCAAAATTTACCAACATGATTTTGTGATGGATATAAAGTTATCattattttcaaaatgaatgatcaaaaaattcatttggcaAAGTTAAAATggcgttttgaatgatttttccaaTTGTATGTGAAATATTTCGCcataaacattttttttacagAAGCATATATTCTACCAATATTGATTATTCTATCTAATACATATATGTTATTTTGTGATTAATAGACATGATATTCTTGTTATAACAGTCATTTATCTTCTTAAATTTATAATTTGGATGAATCTTAATTGTCCAAATTTTATCACATTTACATCTACATCGTTGTTATCTAAGCGctttagattttgcaaaattcaATTATTGAAAGTGAGGCAGAAGCTAGtcaaaatcaacaaaagttATCATTTCATACGATAAATATGCATTTATATTACATAGTGGTGCTTCAATTTTATACTAGTGTTAAAGGCGCACTCATGTGTGTGCAATTTTAGaataaattaatatttataaaaaattttaacgAATTGATAGTTATTCAGGTAATTATGCCAATTAGTAGTTATTTTGGTAATTAAGGATTAATGGATAAAGTTAATACCAAATTAACTCCACATATGCTTTATTATTTTATAGACATTGTACGATAactcaaaactaatttttgcCCTGTTTGGCACTTGAATGTTTTaccaagtttgtctgctacaagttttttaaaaactttagctaGTAACctaaaaaaacttttcaaaatttttaaactatacacttaaaaatattcaaaaagttatacacttcaaaaatttgttttaaaaactctacagtaagttacagtaaagttttagacaaacgcCCAAAAAATCACTTGCCAAACGGGACCTTTGATTTAGTTTATACTTATCAAAATCAAACAAGGAATATCAATGACCTATGTGATATAACTAATTTATTAAAttggaaatgctgtccaaaagGTAACCTATAATAATCACATTAAGTGTCATGCTTTTGCGTGAGAAGCCAAATGCAAGTGCATTAGTAAAAATCCATGATAAAATAATAAAGAACAGAGTGTTTAGTTTCTACTTTATGGCCAAAACTTGAGTAAACACTATTTTCATCCCCTTGCATTGATTTTGTTTGAAAGGCCCTTCTTATTGACACGGCCTAGCCCGGTCAGTACTGAGCCGAGCCTTTTTTTTGTTCCAACAAATTTATAGATAAATAATGATGATTTATCtaatttgaaaatcaaaatatattattaaaatatattattaattattatggaaaattaaataaaaaatattcaagCAAGAACAAGGAAGGACTAttgcaaaactaaaaaaaagcGGTCAACACTCTAATTGTGATGATTTTTTGATGATCCTATCTTGATTATGTCTAATAGTCTAGATTGTGCTGCACCACTAGACGAGAAAACTTGCCACAATTTGAGTTATTGTATTTTTGAACATAGGTCTACCAAGTGTGAGCCCTATTTTCTACTTGCATTTGTCTTAAACGTAACTGCCCCAGGCAGCTCAGTTGGTCACGCTTTCCTCTTTAGGGGCGTTGTCCGGCGTTGGGCAACCAAGGTTCGAGTCTGCCTGGAGTTACCGTGTCCGGAGTGGAGTGGGGCCTCCTCTCCCGGatcgcaggggattagtcggaccccgtaaggattgaccgGGACACCtctgtgttgacaaaaaaaaaaaaaaaaaaatttgtcttaAACGTAACTGGACCCCCAAAGAAAAGTCATCGAGCGGTAATCGTTAATCCAacaaaggggggaaaaaaaaccaaatcggatcctttttttttttttttttttttgtctggaCTCAGAATCCAACCTGGCAACAGTTTCCGCTGCCCCCACATGAGCCATTTTGGGTCACAGGTTGAGGTTCTCCTGTCCATGATATGACTTCACTTCGTCTGAGGGTTATTGCTTATTATTTCCTAAAGAAAACATTGCGGACGTTATTATTTCCTATCCGAGGgttcaaaattgaaataaaatccACAGGAATTTGAGGTGCGAGGGAGGATGAGTCCAAGATAGGATTGTTCAGAGTCTTCAGACCCCAGGGAGGGACAGAGCAATCCAAAGCAAAAAGGCAGAGACTTTGATATCAGAAGCTATtggaaagagaagaagaagggtTCCCGAATACTGTGGGTGTTTCTGAGGAATGGCAGAGCTTTGCTTGGTGGCTTCACATGGCTCCCATCCCGGGCTATTTGTCCATCCAACTGAACAAGGAGGCTTAGGCAGGGTCTTTAAGGTAAGCCTATCATCCTCTACTCAAAATTTTCCCCCTTCTTGctttcttcttgaaattttgattatACATATATACTATGTGTAATTCCAGATGGCTAAAAAGATGGGAATTGGGAATACAGATTGATATCTGGTGGTTGAGTGTGTTGTGTTTAACGCTAAAGGGTGGTTCCTTTTGGATGTTGTTTGTTGGGTTGAAGCCCGTTTTCATGTTTGCCGGTGAATCTGCAGGCATCCAATTTTGGCCAGTGGGTGGCTTGCAATTTATGTTTAAAATCATATTCATTCCTACTCTTATTTGGCCTAttatgattttgctggtttttCTCATAATGTTCTTTTACTATTATTGAATACCTATGGGTTTTTGGAGAACTGCTGATTTGCAATTTATGTTTAAAGTCTGCTTTATTTCAGCTCAAATTCAACTCACTGAGCTCCCTTCCCAGTGCTGGACTTGATTACTAGTTTCAAcatgttcaaaatttttggtttattgtAGGTTGCTACGCTGTTAGTTGTCAAGTGGATAAGAGGTGCTTATCACTTACAAATTTCCTTCCTGTATTGTTTTTATACCACTATTGCCACCCATAAACATCTGTGAGCCCGGATTGAAATTTGTATAGATCTAAATCTTGCAGATTAACAGTATCTGTATTTGATGACAATCAGATTATGTTGTAGTGACTATTGATGCAAAAGCGGATTATTGATTTGGTCTGCTGATTTCTTCACAGGGTTATCAACCTTTCCTGACAAACACTGGATCCTATCAGGGTTCTTTGCAGCCATGGTATTACAAACCAAGGCTGCATTGGACAGAGGATCAATCAAAACCATCGACTGGCATGTTGGACAGTAATGAATTCTTCAGGGCTGACTCAACTCCTCGAAGACctctactcattgatgttcaagGTATACTATTCACTATCGCATTATCTTCTTCAGCCTTGCTTAACCTGTCGTATGTGTCTCtattgaacattataaacaGCAGTGCTATTCCTCTAAGTACATGCGGGACGGACTCATGCACTGTACCGTACTAAATTCCCTGGCAAAAACCGGTGCCTTTTAATGCATGATATTATCTTTGTAATTCAGCCAATAGTTTGATTAAACATGTTACTCCCATATCATGCACTTGATTAGATTTGGCAGCCTTTGCAGTTGCGTGGTGCTTAATTAGATCTGTATCATTGTGTTGTTTGACAACAGACCTTCCTGCCAACTCTCTATTCTTCAGCTCGGGGATTGTCAATCAATGCATCATACGTGAGAGGGTCCTGAGATACCTCATGTCTGGactaaatgaagaagaaagaggtGGTGTAGATTTAACTTTATTCTATGATTTGGTGGGACCTCAAGCACCAACCCTGCATATGCCTCAAGAACCCGTCTTACCTTTTTATGGGCGGACCTTTCTTGATTCCGAGGCTCAGCCTTCTCTAGTCTCACTAAGTAGTGAAACTTTGTCTGAGAAACCTCTCTTTGCGGGGGATGTGGGCCATGTTTCAGAAATTACTTATGACCCGTATCATCCTGATGACCGACTTTCAATTGCCAGCTCTGGGACTGAGATGGAGGATATACTTACTGCTCTTTCTAAGTTGTACTTGTCAAAGAACTCGATTAAGTTGAAGAAGCAACAAATGGTGGTCCCTTACTTTGATAGGTACCAATAGCTGCTTTTACTTCGTAACTAAGTTTTTCTATAGGACATTAGTGTTCTGATATTCTGCAAACTTTATTATCATTCTAGAGACATGTTGACAATTTAGtgagttttttccttttccccccTTAATCTACTTTATTGCATCTTCCTACTGGAGTTTTACAAATCGCCCATATTCTTGCTTGTAATTTATGATCTGTGCTGCAATCAACTTATGAAACAGGCGGACCAGAAAAGCACCAAGGAATGATATTACTGGATCACCTCCAAAGTTTGGAACTGTGAAGAGGTAGTTTTATGCGTTAGCCATTCAAAGTTGTGCACTTTGCtttcacttttttattttctggTTTTTGTGTTAATTTGTGTTAACGATATGAAACTAAATGTGTTAATTAAGGCCAAAGTTTGTGAAATGGAAATGACAAATTAGTTCTGATGTGAGAGAAACTTCAGTAACCACCAAATTCAAGAGAATACATCTCATATATAATCAAAAAAACCTATTACAGACTGCAAAAATTTATCAATAGTACCTTTTTATGTACATTCTAAGTCTTCAGTTCAACAGTATTACTTGTGCAATCAGAATAAATTACAAGTAGTTTCACATGTTGACATACAGCTTGCAATCGATGCTTTGTCCTGAATGCGTGTCATAATGCATTGGTCATTAAGCCTTTACTAGTAGTTAACTGTTCCAGTGCTTCAGGTTTTTACACTAAAGAATCTATAAGTTAAGTAAACAGAAGGTCTGGATGGTTTGTTCATTTTTGAGATGACCCTTCCATTTCAGACTATTTCCTGTTAGTCCAGAATGTCAATCAAGACAAATCCCAGTAAGAGCATACTCCAATAGCTTCACTAAAAATCTGAGATTCTTGAAAGTTTGACCACTATGAATTGTAGTAAATATCTATTTTCGTGATGTCATGCACTTCATTTTCTGCTCACATGCAATGTGCATCATTTCATGAAACATATGATTATGCATATATGTGAAACTACACTAAACGTAAATGTAAATACTTGCATTTGGGCTGCCTGTAGGTCTTCTAGGAAGTAAAAACATGCCGAAGAAGGTGTGTTTATTTCTAGTTGAAAATCGTAACTTCACTATATCATTCTTAAGAGGTAGTGTTGATTTTATTAGCCTAAATGAGCGTGGGCCTGATCCTGCGCAATTATATTTTGGTTTCTCTCTCTGACATCTTATTGTTTCATAGTTCTGAGAAAGTTAAGTATAAGGCGACTTCGAATAAAAAGAGCAATATGAAAGCTGTAAAAGAGCGGGAACTTTACAGAAAGAACTTGTTCCATGCATGCGAAAGCCTTCTCTCGTTGACCGTTGACAAGAAGCTACATGGGAGAACTGCAATCCTTTCACTTAAAAAATCAGGTCCCGAACTGCCAAAGGCTCTCA
This window contains:
- the LOC113716917 gene encoding uncharacterized protein — its product is MAELCLVASHGSHPGLFVHPTEQGGLGRVFKGYQPFLTNTGSYQGSLQPWYYKPRLHWTEDQSKPSTGMLDSNEFFRADSTPRRPLLIDVQDLPANSLFFSSGIVNQCIIRERVLRYLMSGLNEEERGGVDLTLFYDLVGPQAPTLHMPQEPVLPFYGRTFLDSEAQPSLVSLSSETLSEKPLFAGDVGHVSEITYDPYHPDDRLSIASSGTEMEDILTALSKLYLSKNSIKLKKQQMVVPYFDRRTRKAPRNDITGSPPKFGTVKSSEKVKYKATSNKKSNMKAVKERELYRKNLFHACESLLSLTVDKKLHGRTAILSLKKSGPELPKALTQFSASIAGTGLAVLFSVVCKVACARVPFCASKLLNTGLGIGLVWLSWAVNRLGDTVISIKNSNKLDVREEEIMNKLDKSLKDIYFRAAAIMTVAVLRLV